In the genome of Ctenopharyngodon idella isolate HZGC_01 chromosome 16, HZGC01, whole genome shotgun sequence, the window TCTGTTTGGGTGAAGTAGttcaacagagagagagagattagtTTGGTCTCATTTATTTTGGAATCGAGGAATCAAGAAGACTGACAGCAGCAGTGGAGCTTGGAGAACAGTGCATACCTCTTTAGATGTGAGTTTGGTAGGCTGTGCAAGCTCCTCATCATCTTCTGCAGCTTTCCTCTTTTTGCCCACTGTCACAGctagaaaacaaaaagaggaCGAGTGTCTTTTACTAACTTTTTTAAAGCACCAGACATCCCCTAATCACTGAAACATCTCTGAAAATATTCtgtgaaaatatttagtatATTCAACTGGGTTTGCAATACCTTGCATTAtgaagatttttaaatattgtttatacTGCTGTCTATgtcaatatttgaatatttaaatactgtttagggtcagtaatcatttgttttgaaagaaatttaaattacttttacttttacaatAACGTACTAAATTGCCAAAATTGACAGTaattgacatttataatgttaaaaagatttctattttaaataaatgttatttcgaactttctattcaccaaagaatccttaaaaatgtatcacgttttccacaaaaatattcaagTGTTTTCAATGtcgatattaataagaaatttttaaagcagcaaatcagaatattagaatgatttctgaaggatcatgtgacacgaAGACTGGAATGATGATTGccgtcaaataaataaattacattttaaaatatattaaaatagaaaatagttatttttctgCTAATTTGCTATATTTCCTAATCATGTATTCattaacatgtattcattacttcaatgagctcattgtttctgccttaaattaatacattacttaaattaacacattgttagctaactgcatgatctgtatatgtacatttctgaaattacataatttaatttaatttagagtaatctgataacagattactctaaattgtaatgttgacatgcattttctataaagctgctttgaaacaatatgtattgtgaaaagtactttacaaataaatatgaattgaattgaattacattgtaatactatttcacaatattgctgtttctactgtatatttgattaaataaaggcagtcttggtgagcataagagaattcttaataaaaaaaatcttacttcaaaaatgcaataaaaatataaatttatatatataaaaaaaaaaaaaaaaaaatgtaaaaaataatagtgATTTGGTGTACATTAAATATGCAGTTCTATGTATCTTTTAATACATAAACCTTTGGGATCAACTTGGGTTAGTTGGGTATACCTTTCCGTTGCAGATTCTTTGCAGCATTCTGCTTTGCTATGGTTTCAGTAAACACCTTTTCAGAAAGGCCTTTAggaatgctgtaaaaatacaaaacattacaatatCAATAGATAAGAGCTAAACCCTGAACACAAAATCACAGAACCCTTTCATAACCTTATTAATACGAGTGTAAACAAACCGTATGGCGGAGAAGTGCTTTGACTTGGCACGATCAAGAAACTCTTTCAATTTGGCAATCTTCTCATCCATCTCTTTATTCACTTCACGTGTGTTCTTTTTCTCTGCTGTGGTCAGGGGGTCGGAAACGGATGATTCTTCTTCCTGTAGTTCTCCATTTTGCTCTTTTTCCTCATCCTCCTCATTTTCCTCATCTTGCTCATCTTCTGACTCAGAGGGATCCAGTATGTCAGGCATCTCGACAGGCACAAGATCCTCCTCGCTGAACTCCGGAGCGACGTTAATTTTGCCAAAGTTCTGCTTGACGTTACTGAAGATTTTCTGCATCTCCTCTTGTTTCTGTCTCAGCAGCTTTTGATCATCCTGCTGGCTAGATGAGGCCCCCTCCACATCCTGAGCTTCAAGTCTGTTTTCCAACTCTTCCTTCTCGGTTTCCATCTCAGGCATTTCCAGCATCGGTTGTGCTTTGTTCTGAGTGGAAAGATCAAGTGTCAGTTTAAGactataaatgtttaaaagtgCATTAGGATCTGCCAGTATAAAGACAGGCAAAATTCAAGTAATTTTGTTGGCCACAGTGACTTATAGGATTTGTACCAAGTAATTTAATATGCATTAAGGAAGTTACATATAAACAATGTCTTCTGAGGTCTTTTAGAACACAAAGCTCTAATTTTAGCAAAAAATTGTCTTGGAACCCATTTTTGAATAGAGCCTGAGCTATTGTTTTACTAAAAGAATCTGAACTTGTCCATTTACCTCTTCATCCATCTCACCCCCAGGGGGCTTCACGAAAAAGGGGATGCGTCCCCTCTGCCaatcattcaaaaccattttagACACAGTAGACAGATCTGGCTCTCCACCCTGTTTTACAAGAACACCACAAAATACCAGTTGTTACAGCACAGACACATACAGTATTTGGACAAAGATAAAGATGTGAACTAACCAGTGTAACCAACCTGTAGGTCAAAACCCTTTTTATAAAACTCTGATTTTGAATTAAATCTTAGTGGTTTTGGCATGAGAGTATTAAAAATTTGGCTATTCgaactttaaattaaatgttttccaCCGGCTTAAAGTAAGCAAACTGTCACATCTCAATCGGACACTCTAGAGGAACGAATAAACAAATGTGCCGCGAGGACCGAGCTGACAGTTCATTTTATCAGATACTCCACAATCAGGCCAGACCTTAAGCAGTTTTCCGGTGCGAAAGGCTAGCTTTTCCAGGAAATCCTCGGCGGAGCTCCAGGACGGAATGCGGTATGTCTTCTGGATGTACTCTGCTTTGGCCCTCTCCAGCACCGCTCCGATGTGATCCTCTGGAGTTCGGATCTTCTCCACTTGGACCTAAAAACAACAGATATAAAATAAGTGGATGAAGCCGCAGCGATTGCAAAATCTGAATGGTTGACTTTGAGAGTCAAGGCCATCGTACCACTCCCTTCAGCACAATGTCAGTCTCGCTGTCGTCGGAGGGGTAGACGACGCCAGGACAGTCAATGAGGAAAATGCGTCTCATTAGTGTGATATACTGCCAGACCTGTCAGACAGAAACAAAACAGTTGGTTGTGGCATAAAAGTTGAGCTTGAACCAGTCCATAGACTCATCCATTTTCTCCATTTAAGAAACCACAAGACCTAAAACATTTCAatataatgaactgcacttaaaCAAATGCGATTTATAATAACTTGTGACAAGTTAGCAAGCAGTCAATTAACTTTTGAgtttataaaaatgaaactgaacaGATTGTTTTTGAATGTTGCTGCCTGGCCAAAGGCCTAAACAGTGATTCAGGCAAATTTAACATTTCAACATTAGGAAAAACTAGTTAAAGAGGCAcaataaaaagtattataatCAATCAAATATATCTATTTATTTCATAATCGAACTAGAAacactgtttttaaaagaaaagaaaatagtggAAAGAAAACGTCTAATAATTGAAGAATCACCCAAATCAGGGCACACAAGggaaaatttaaattatataatttatcatttaaaatataaacagaagAACGTGGAAGTCCAGATTTGTTTAGAATTTGATTTCAATCTGGCCTTTGTCAGTAATCTGTTTTTCCTTTGCCTTGAACTTTCACTCGCTCTCTGAAAACCATTTCTCAGTTCCATGTTTGTAAAATGAGAGGAAAAATTTGACaacataaaaaagtaatttcacacaaaaacaagaaTACACAAAAGTAGCAGCCAAAACCAAACTGCTGGAAACTTAAGCCATCCAAAATGTTAACACATGTCAGGAGCTGGCAGGTAGTATTACACTCGCTAGTGGACtacaaaataaattttacaaGAAGAGTCGCTTAATCGTCTGATGTTCACGATCAGAACATAACAACTACAAGTGGATGTTATAGGAACAGATCaccaaaaatgattaaatagaAGGTGACTTGAAATGCACTTTAAGTGCTAAATGGGTTATTGGCTGGTTGACAGCCTTCCCTCATCATTCATATTCATTGCATGGAAAATAGCAGCTTGAACATTGTGCTAATCTTCTCCTTttgttatacaggtttggaattacattagaatattaatattgcaaaaatactattttaatttactactgtaaattattattattattaacaataataattttattttacagaacaaGTAAAgtgacaatactaatatttatggctgtcATAATTTCTAtgcttttaaacattaaacCCTTCTTTcatctgctaaacacaaaagaagatattctgaagaatatcAGTAACCAGTTGAtagaccccattgacttccataatattttttttttggagcccatcaactgtttggttacccatattcttcaaaagtagcttcttttgtgttcagcagaagaaagaaattcatacaggtttggaacaacttgagggtgtgtaaattatgacagaatcttcatttttggatgaactatccctttaacttatAAACGAATATCATTACAAATTTAACAAGATGGTTGGTGCactgcattttcaaatgcatgttatagTAGACCGAAACTCGGTCGAAACCCGCTCCCAGACACTGAAAACATTGGATCATCCTCTGCTCACGTGTTAAAGAACAAAGTAtcttaaatgtatttgaaaacaCACATGTATTTCCTCAGATTTATACAATGCAGGTGGGCCAAACTTTTCAGGTAGGAAAATAAAGAAATCCATATGGAtatggaagaagaaaaaaaaaaaaagaaaaaagaaaaagcttcAGAGGTCTTACCTTAGTCTCACCAGCAAGGGGTGCCACGTTACAGACTTTTTTGGAGCGCAGGGTATTGATAACAGAGCTCTTTCCAACATTGGGGTAACCAATGAAGCCAACACTGATCTGCTTTTTGTCTGAGTGGAGctgagcaaaaataaatatggacaTGTTAATACTAGGCAAAAGTCTTTATGAAAAATAGCAACTAAATAGAagaaatacacaaatatattgtCAAGTCCTTTGATATAATGTCGGTTTCATGGTATCAAGGTCAGGAAAACAAGACAACCTTGGATCAACTCTTCCCCCAATAATTTGCACACATCGCCTCTTACATTTCACTATCCACTTTTAAAAGGGGGCCAACAGCCAAGAAGTTAAGACTTGGTTGGTACACAACCAACACAGGCCTCTTAAATGTCATTACACCTGCAGATTTATATTGCACGCATGGTAACCAAGATATTTTTGTACCGCTGTTTTCTAACTCCTAAAAGAGTGTCTTGTCAAATAACTCTCAACAAAATTTATGTTACGTAAGCCCACTATCCTTTTTAGTATTTCCAAGTTTTTGTTTACGGCTGTGCTCCCAAAAATAACTCAGAGGCAGATGTGAAGACAGGAGAGGAGCCCAATAGTATGGGAGGGTGGGGTGCATCTGCTTTCAACATCTGTTGCCATTACAGACCAGAAAAACAGGTTGATCTTGTCCTAAAATTGTGGCTTGAGTAGATAAACGTTGTGGAGCAAAACTGCTGTGTTTAACACCTGCTGCCCCTGGTTTCCAAAGCATGATGATGtgaatgcacataaaaatatgttgtaaatgTTTAAGGTCTCACCTTGCCGAACTGCCGCAGGAGCTGGATTAGGGAGCCCTTGCCGAAGGAGTTGGTAAGGCTGGCGTGAAAGGCCAAAGTGGGGTATTCCTGAGAGAGAACTGCAACCCAGCGTTTCtacaaaatacacaaatgtaTAAGCAAGAATCCGTAGAATGATCCTAAGTGAATGTACAAAAGTTTATACGATGATTAATAAAATGTCCATATGAACAAAAAATGTTCCAAAATGCAGGTTATCTAATTCAAGAGCATATTCATGTCAGtgtgtaaaatgtttattaatatagtTATAATTGTTTGTTGCCAGCTACCCTGGCTATATTCATGGAAAGAAAAAAGGGAAagatataaaaagtaaataaataaattattaaaaatatagaacaacaaaataaaaacttaagtaaaaaaaatatagaaggtttttaatgtttatctTTGATAATTCTAAATCTGGTCctcattaaaaatcttttcataAGAgtcaatataattaattaatattatataatataattaatataattaatgaaTTCATTTCAAGTAATTAACACAAAGCAGTTAAAATGTTGCACATTttcactaataataataatttgaatgcATATTGTGATTGCCTATTTTTCTTTCACATTACATTTTGGATTATTTTAATTGCTGGTATatgagcacaaaaaaaaaaaaaaaaaaaaaacatatacatgCTCTTCAGTTGGCATATACATAAGAGGATTTTCATGTCAGTGTCTGCCTTTATAAATCCCGTTTTGTTCTTTACTTCTGATGTAGGATGAAATCCATGGAATCAAGGAGGATCAAATCTGGTCAAATGTGGACTTTGTAAATGTCTTCCAAGGTCTAGACACTAGAAGTGATATATGAAATGGTTTTTGATAAGAGagaacagatttaaaaaaaaaaaaaaaaaaaaaaaaacccacacaaaaaaagcacaaagGCACAAGCTGCCCAACAAGAATCACTGCAGAATGATAAGTGATTCCCtctcaacaacaaaaataatgggTTTCccaatcattttcctgttagaTTTATAAAAGACCTCAGTCATAAATCTGAAGGAGGTAGGCAAATGCTTCTTTGGCTTGAATGCAAAGGTTTGCAGCTTATAAACAACTGGTAGAGCTCCCTCGTTCCTTGTTGCTCCATTTCAGAATCGGCAATAACACAATTTACAAACAACAAGAATTATAGATGTGAAAGATGTCAAAATATCTGTCAGAGAAGGAGCCTTTAACTGGTTAAATCTTACAAAAGTTGGGCAAGCCAAGATAAACATGCCTGTCTGTCAGTGAAACAAACTCCAGAGATGGGATAACTGAATGTACAACAAGACACATTGCAGACAGTGGCCCTGTTCcaaaaacctagtgagctgccttgctgtCCATCTACTGCCTACGTAGGTGGTTCCATACATCCTAATTGTCCTGGAACAACAAAAGTGACCATTTTGGATAGCTCTACACAGGAAGGAACTTGCTAAGTACTTGCTAAACTAACAACATGATACTCTAATAGGCATACAAATACATAACACACATAAATATAGgataaaagtgtattttattagatttaactattttatcaatacattttgctacttaaaggtgcaatatgtaatattttctgtccgctagaggcctattcaaaacaaaggcgtagcttgatgacgccaagtttgagcgcgaaatcttgggacatgtggtcttcacttcacagccggtggaaaata includes:
- the gnl2 gene encoding nucleolar GTP-binding protein 2; the encoded protein is MVKPKFKGKSSINPSNSSSNPDRVKGAGGNNMRDRATIRRLNMYRQKQRCNSRGKVIKPLQYQNTVAPGTVARVEPNIKWFANTRVIKQSSLQKFQEEMNAVKKDPYRVVMKQSKLPMSLLHDRIKAHNSKVHILDTETFETTFGPKAQRKRPNLTVGELKDFAEQAEVSAQSYSAEKDRDLVSEDSGVKDEAREEIFKKGQSKRIWGELYKVIDSSDVIIQVLDARDPIGTRSQSIESYLKKEKPWKHLIFVLNKCDLIPTWVTKRWVAVLSQEYPTLAFHASLTNSFGKGSLIQLLRQFGKLHSDKKQISVGFIGYPNVGKSSVINTLRSKKVCNVAPLAGETKVWQYITLMRRIFLIDCPGVVYPSDDSETDIVLKGVVQVEKIRTPEDHIGAVLERAKAEYIQKTYRIPSWSSAEDFLEKLAFRTGKLLKGGEPDLSTVSKMVLNDWQRGRIPFFVKPPGGEMDEENKAQPMLEMPEMETEKEELENRLEAQDVEGASSSQQDDQKLLRQKQEEMQKIFSNVKQNFGKINVAPEFSEEDLVPVEMPDILDPSESEDEQDEENEEDEEKEQNGELQEEESSVSDPLTTAEKKNTREVNKEMDEKIAKLKEFLDRAKSKHFSAIRIPKGLSEKVFTETIAKQNAAKNLQRKAVTVGKKRKAAEDDEELAQPTKLTSKEKRRLERAQRVKKVGVRYYETHNVKNKNKNRKMPLDGKKAKRAKR